Proteins from one Antennarius striatus isolate MH-2024 chromosome 12, ASM4005453v1, whole genome shotgun sequence genomic window:
- the bcs1l gene encoding mitochondrial chaperone BCS1 isoform X1: MPLSDFLDGLKDNPYFGAGFGLVGVGTALALARKGAQVGMIFFRRHYMITLEVPSRDKSYHWLLSWITKHARHTQHLSVETSYLAHESGRVHTQFDFHPSPGNHIIWYGRKWIRVERTREKQMVDLHTGTPWESVTFTALGRDRQIFFNILQEARELALKQEEGRTVMYTAMGAEWRPFGFPRRRRPLSSVVLEVGVADKIVHDVKEFIGNPKWYTDRGIPYRRGYLLYGPPGCGKSSFITALAGELGYSICLMSLSDRSLSDDRLNHLLSVAPQQSIILLEDVDAAFVSRELLPTENPLAYQGMGRLTFSGLLNSLDGVASSEARILFMTTNFIDRLDAALIRPGRVDMKQYIGHCTRWQLEQMFRRFYPDEPASEGEKFADHALTAHSEISAAQVQGHFLQHKMDPKGSIINVGAMKE, translated from the exons ATGCCCCTGTCAGACTTTTTGGACGGCCTGAAGGACAATCCTTATTTTGGGGCAGGGTTTGGACTAGTTGGGGTTGGAACTGCATTAGCTCTGGCCAGGAAAGGTGCCCAGGTAGGAATGATCTTCTTTCGCAGGCACTACATGATTACACTGGAGGTCCCCAGCAGGGACAAGAGCTACCATTGGCTCCTGAGCTGGATCACCAAACATGCCAGACACACGCAGCACCTGAGCGTGGAGACGTCCTACCTGGCACATGAGAGTGGACGAGTTCACACCCAGTTTGACTTCCACCCAAGCCCTGGGAACCATATCATCTG GTATGGAAGGAAGTGGATTAGAGTGGAGCGGACCAGAGAAAAGCAGATGGTGGATCTACATACGGGAACACCATGGGAGTCTGTAACCTTCACTGCTTTAGGCAGGGACAGACAAATCTTCTTCAATATCTTACAAGAAG CAAGAGAATTGGCCTTGAAGCAGGAAGAGGGGCGCACAGTTATGTACACGGCCATGGGTGCTGAGTGGAGACCTTTTGGGTTTCCACGACGGCGCAGGCCGCTCAGCTCTGTagttctggaggtgggagtggcTGACAAAATCGTACATGATGTGAAGGAGTTCATTGGAAACCCCAAGTGGTACACAGACAGAG GAATCCCCTACAGAAGAGGATATCTGCTTTACGGTCCTCCAGGGTGTGGAAAAAGCAGCTTTAT CACTGCTTTGGCTGGTGAGCTGGGCTACAGCATCTGTTTGATGAGTCTGAGCGACCGATCCCTTTCAGATGATCGTCTGAACCACCTGCTGAGCGTGGCACCGCAGCAGAGCATCATACTGTTGGAGGATGTAGATGCAGCGTTTGTTAGCCGAGAACTGCTACCAACAGAGA ACCCTTTGGCCTACCAGGGAATGGGAAGACTGACCTTTAGTGGCCTGCTTAATTCTCTGGATGGAGTGGCTTCATCTGAAGCCAGAATCCTTTTTATGACCACCAACTTCATTGACAG ATTAGATGCCGCACTGATCCGACCCGGCCGTGTCGATATGAAGCAATACATCGGTCATTGCACCCGCTGGCAGCTAGAACAGATGTTTCGGCGGTTCTACCCTGATGAGCCCGCTTCTGAAGGAGAGAAGTTTGCAGACCATGCATTGACTGCCCACTCTGAGATTAGCGCTGCCCAAGTGCAAGGACACTTTCTACAGCACAAAATGGACCCTAAAGGATCTATCATCAATGTTGGTGCAATGAAAGAATAA
- the cyp27a1.1 gene encoding sterol 26-hydroxylase, mitochondrial: MASWQVGSVMWRNGSRLLTFPVAVARVSSIGVGSVSSDRGPLSTFQEKPRTSEDLPHVSLLELLYRLTFQGFYSRLHELQLYEKKLYGPIYRDGTRAICVNTPELLEAVLRNEDKFPERGDMSLWKDYRDMRGYGYGPFTENGKKWYNLRAVLNKRMLLPKDAAQYVDTLNGVVTDFMSRMSYLRQCSPTGDLVTNMANELYRFSLEAVASILLETRLGCLERQIPAGTQEFINAISMMFSNNFIVAVTPKWTRSLLPYWGRYIAGWDGIFTFAIKLIDKKMKFIQQRLDSNQRVEGEYLTYLLSSTDMSTEDVYGSVTELLLAGVDTTSNTLTWALHLLSMYPENQEKLYKEVSTLVPPNRIPSAEEITQMPYLKAVIKESLRMYPVVPLNGRVVADKAVRIGVYHFSKNTAFTLSHYAISHDEDTFPDSFTFKPERWLRDGHSRPNAFGSIPFGFGVRGCVGRRIAELEMYLLLFRLIRRFEVKPDPEMGELKCITRTVLVPDKPVGLHFVDRRGENTT, encoded by the exons ATGGCCTCATGGCAGGTGGGGAGCGTGATGTGGAGGAATGGCAGCAGGCTGTTGACATTCCCTGTCGCTGTGGCGAGGGTCAGCTCCATAGGGGTAGGAAGTGTATCCTCTGACCGGGGGCCCCTCTCtactttccaggaaaaacctcgAACAAGTGAGGACCTCCCCCACGTCAGCCTCTTGGAGCTGCTATACAGACTGACGTTTCAGGGTTTCTACAGCCGTTTGCATGAGCTGCAG CTCTACGAGAAGAAGCTATATGGACCCATATACAGAGATGGAACAAGGGCGATCTGTGTGAACACACCAGAACTGCTGGAAGCAGTCCTGAGAAATGAGGACAAGTTCCCAGAGCGAGGGGACATGTCCCTGTGGAAAGACTATCGTGACATGAGAGGATATGGATATGGGCCTTTCACAGA AAATGGGAAGAAGTGGTACAACTTGCGAGCAGTACTGAACAAGCGCATGCTGCTTCCAAAGGATGCTGCACAATATGTGGACACTCTCAATGGCGTTGTGACAGACTTCATGAGTAGGATGTCCTACCTGAGGCAATGCAGCCCCACAGGAGACTTGGTGACCAATATGGCCAATGAGCTCTATCGTTTCTCACTTGAGG CTGTTGCCTCCATACTGCTTGAGACCAGGCTTGGTTGTCTGGAGAGGCAAATCCCAGCAGGTACTCAAGAGTTCATCAATGCAATATCCATGATGTTCTCCAACAACTTTATTGTGGCTGTTACACCCAAGTGGACCCGCAGCCTACTGCCCTACTGGGGGCGTTACATTGCAGGCTGGGATGGCATTTTCACCTTCG cCATAAAGTTGATTGACAAGAAGatgaaattcattcagcagcGTCTGGACAGCAACCAGCGTGTGGAGGGTGAATACCTCACATACCTTCTCTCAAGCACTGACATGAGCACTGAAGATGTTTACGGCAGTGTGACAGAGCTTTTGTTAGCGGGAGTGGATACG ACCTCCAACACCCTCACATGGGCTTTGCACCTGCTGTCCATGTACCCAGAAAACCAAGAGAAACTCTATAAAGAAGTGTCAACATTGGTACCACCGAACCGGATACCTTCTGCTGAGGAGATCACGCAGATGCCTTATTTAAAGGCTGTTATTAAGGAGTCGCTGAG GATGTATCCCGTCGTTCCTCTGAATGGAAGAGTCGTGGCAGACAAGGCCGTTAGGATTGGTGTATATCATTTTTCAAAGAAT ACTGCTTTTACGCTTTCTCATTACGCCATCAGTCATGATGAGGACACATTCCCAGACTCGTTCACCTTCAAGCCGGAGAGGTGGCTCCGCGATGGCCACAGCAGGCCAAACGCCTTTGGCTCCATCCCCTTTGGCTTTGGCGTGAGAGGCTGTGTGGGTCGTCGGATTGCTGAGCTGGAGATGTATTTGCTTCTGTTTCGG CTCATCAGAAGATTTGAAGTCAAGCCTGATCCTGAAATGGGGGAGTTGAAATGCATCACCCGCACTGTTCTGGTACCAGACAAACCAGTCGGCCTACACTTTGTGGATAGAagaggtgaaaacacaacttaa
- the bcs1l gene encoding mitochondrial chaperone BCS1 isoform X2, with protein MITLEVPSRDKSYHWLLSWITKHARHTQHLSVETSYLAHESGRVHTQFDFHPSPGNHIIWYGRKWIRVERTREKQMVDLHTGTPWESVTFTALGRDRQIFFNILQEARELALKQEEGRTVMYTAMGAEWRPFGFPRRRRPLSSVVLEVGVADKIVHDVKEFIGNPKWYTDRGIPYRRGYLLYGPPGCGKSSFITALAGELGYSICLMSLSDRSLSDDRLNHLLSVAPQQSIILLEDVDAAFVSRELLPTENPLAYQGMGRLTFSGLLNSLDGVASSEARILFMTTNFIDRLDAALIRPGRVDMKQYIGHCTRWQLEQMFRRFYPDEPASEGEKFADHALTAHSEISAAQVQGHFLQHKMDPKGSIINVGAMKE; from the exons ATGATTACACTGGAGGTCCCCAGCAGGGACAAGAGCTACCATTGGCTCCTGAGCTGGATCACCAAACATGCCAGACACACGCAGCACCTGAGCGTGGAGACGTCCTACCTGGCACATGAGAGTGGACGAGTTCACACCCAGTTTGACTTCCACCCAAGCCCTGGGAACCATATCATCTG GTATGGAAGGAAGTGGATTAGAGTGGAGCGGACCAGAGAAAAGCAGATGGTGGATCTACATACGGGAACACCATGGGAGTCTGTAACCTTCACTGCTTTAGGCAGGGACAGACAAATCTTCTTCAATATCTTACAAGAAG CAAGAGAATTGGCCTTGAAGCAGGAAGAGGGGCGCACAGTTATGTACACGGCCATGGGTGCTGAGTGGAGACCTTTTGGGTTTCCACGACGGCGCAGGCCGCTCAGCTCTGTagttctggaggtgggagtggcTGACAAAATCGTACATGATGTGAAGGAGTTCATTGGAAACCCCAAGTGGTACACAGACAGAG GAATCCCCTACAGAAGAGGATATCTGCTTTACGGTCCTCCAGGGTGTGGAAAAAGCAGCTTTAT CACTGCTTTGGCTGGTGAGCTGGGCTACAGCATCTGTTTGATGAGTCTGAGCGACCGATCCCTTTCAGATGATCGTCTGAACCACCTGCTGAGCGTGGCACCGCAGCAGAGCATCATACTGTTGGAGGATGTAGATGCAGCGTTTGTTAGCCGAGAACTGCTACCAACAGAGA ACCCTTTGGCCTACCAGGGAATGGGAAGACTGACCTTTAGTGGCCTGCTTAATTCTCTGGATGGAGTGGCTTCATCTGAAGCCAGAATCCTTTTTATGACCACCAACTTCATTGACAG ATTAGATGCCGCACTGATCCGACCCGGCCGTGTCGATATGAAGCAATACATCGGTCATTGCACCCGCTGGCAGCTAGAACAGATGTTTCGGCGGTTCTACCCTGATGAGCCCGCTTCTGAAGGAGAGAAGTTTGCAGACCATGCATTGACTGCCCACTCTGAGATTAGCGCTGCCCAAGTGCAAGGACACTTTCTACAGCACAAAATGGACCCTAAAGGATCTATCATCAATGTTGGTGCAATGAAAGAATAA
- the znf142 gene encoding zinc finger protein 142 gives MATASKRQLRSVEGNDAAAAAALTTDKIHQPHVSGRPKRNRIPNSRYASSVREERHEEQPERKIHKKKSVQRAAEGEEPSGMDAAPLPSKEYLAEGSEHIYRTHTCPKCRRCFKMRSHLKEHLHLHFPDPSLQCPTCKRYFTSKSKLRIHRLREEGEKVHRCHLCEYSAVERNAIHRHLISVHAKDAGSGGSYPCPTCGQSFHQSRTLKAHMKTHNFLSDNKLLACFNQGCSFQSSSRKELIGHTAAVHGVKALECRHHACGAIFQNKTDMEAHFRTHLAYHCSQCDFSCSNKTVFLQHQRHGHPGNDRLCCDFCPFVTLNPVEFEQHVGHLHANEKTHRCSQCSYVTSHKRGLKRHMLMHSGEKPHKCSLCDFSCRDESYISKHMLTHSDDKNFMCAECGYVTKWKHYLNVHMRKHAGDLRYHCNQCPYRSHRMDQLNSHKLRHQAKSLMCEICAYACKRKYELRNHMLTKHCGGDKQPSVYKCKYCTYTTCYRQALQNHENCKHTKLKEFRCALCIYSSFSSISLFLHKRKAHGYVPGDKAWLEHYAAKEKERSSTEFSQEFYIKTSGAHEQLDQSTSKEAPSSQREKSDHLETAESSKETVMDVFDVVSQEVVDEDVSDSPSPTNSPEEYCTLVLTTLSTSDYLTPSLQNEENCKNQTPNNLSCNDSDISQEKAYFSTASSEEDPVTVSDNECERRDPELLSNTNKPAEPGENQAQTSKAANDGGTMSYSFPPERSQTLESELRLQAMKKHDKDQAEAMVLEGRVQMLVEPTKDVYRCDKCSYITSKETALNYHRLALCHGRTKVHKCQACDAQFRQRRGLDSHIAKKCPALKRKTRTFVGISNTHLATEDVSPDVQKKSTQPDEGISSDQTEPSSSQNHIGSNLNDQKFQQQESRVRKSSLTTSQGVLHNAMTEHQLNKTQAKKLLDRAKNLLNSSNEERHPLESLYTKIDGKFKCQLCNFSSVKLVTVERHLSTCRKVSRRRDSQMVSEVDDGWDDFSVGTKNDSKSDENRCTQCSLVAKSKVSLKCHLLRVHNQRKIGVTQSKCLHCKHCTFTCKQERRMVQHVALKHNGARPHRCQFCPFSTTRRYRLEEHESLHTGIGRHNCDLCEKTFGAATKLRQHKMRIHDKQVKHFCSLCDFSGYTHDDIRRHKRRCHTGELSHACTHCDAQFSSEVALRNHCKRVHQLQVCFSCKHCDYTCSNEVTLKTHQETKHPLLKCTTCQESFKKKESLTIHQRTHLVQQCQLCPFATKTKHLLAQHLLSEHEDGSPDTKPLRCSSCEFACRHQLVLEQHLRSHGGKRLYKCTDCNYSTRNRQKITWHIRIHTGEKPYSCELCAYTCTDPSRLRLHMRVHQEEKNYLCPQCGYKCKWATQLKYHMTKHTGEKPYACDDCDYRTNRADALRAHRDTQHCELRPYVCEKCGKTFKTSFILKTHQRQHSNDRPYVCGLCNKAFRWPAGLRHHYLSHTKQQPFSCRHCSYRAKQKFQVVKHLQRHHPEVSAEQGVDRDPEAVGLTLREAIQGILDE, from the exons ATGGCTACAGCTAGCAAGCGTCAGCTGCGTTCTGTTGAAG GTAATgacgctgcagcagcagcagctttaacCACTGATAAAATCCACCAGCCCCATGTGTCCGGCAGGCCAAAAAGAAACCGAATACCCAATTCACGTTATGCATCATCAGTACGAGAAGAGAGGCACGAAGAACAGCCTGAGAGGAAGATCCACAAGAAGAAAAGTGTGCAGAGGgcagctgaaggagaagaacCTTCAGGAATGGATGCTGCACCTCTTCCTTCCAAAG AGTACCTTGCAGAGGGATCGGAGCATATTTATCGTACCCACACCTGTCCCAAATGTCGGCGCTGCTTCAAGATGCGCTCCCATCTAAAGGAGCaccttcatttacattttccGGACCCCAGTCTTCAATGTCCCACCTGTAAGCGTTACTTTACCAGCAAGAGCAAGCTACGCATACATAGACTCCGTGAGGAAGGTGAAAAAGTTCATCGATGTCACTTGTGCGAGTATTCTGCTGTGGAGCGTAATGCAATCCACCGCCACCTCATCAGTGTGCATGCCAAAGATGCTGGCAGTGGTGGCAGCTATCCATGTCCCACCTGTGGCCAAAGTTTTCACCAGAGCAGGACACTTAAGGCTCATATGAAGACGCACAACTTTCTGTCAGACAACAAGCTACTAGCCTGCTTTAATCAGGGTTGTTCTTTCCAGAGTTCTTCACGCAAAGAACTTATCGGACACACTGCAGCGGTGCATGGGGTGAAAGCATTAGAATGTCGGCATCATGCCTGTGGTGCCATCTTTCAAAACAAGACGGACATGGAGGCTCACTTTCGCACACACCTCGCTTACCACTGCTCACAGTGTGACTTTTCTTGCTCCAATAAGACAGTCTTCCTCCAGCACCAGCGGCATGGCCACCCAGGAAATGACAGGCTTTGTTGTGATTTTTGCCCTTTTGTCACCTTAAACCCTGTGGAGTTTGAGCAGCACGTTGGGCATTTGCATGCCAACGAGAAAACCCATCGCTGCTCTCAGTGCAGCTACGTCACCTCGCATAAGCGTGGCTTGAAGCGACACATGCTGATGCACAGCG GTGAGAAGCCCCATAAGTGTAGCTTGTGTGACTTCAGTTGTCGGGACGAGTCCTACATCTCTAAACATATGCTCACGCACTCTGATGACAAGAATTTTATGTGTGCTGAATGCGGCTATGTGACTAAATGGAAACACTATCTGAACGTCCACATGAGGAAACATGCTGGAGACCTAAG GTATCATTGTAATCAGTGCCCCTACCGCAGTCACCGCATGGACCAACTAAATAGCCACAAATTACGACACCAGGCCAAGTCTCTCATGTGTGAGATCTGTGCTTATGCCTGCAAGCGCAAATACGAGCTTCGCAATCACATGTTGACCAAACATTGTGGAGGAGACAAACAACCATCTGTCTATAAGTGTAAATACTGCACATACACTACCTGCTACAGGCAAGCCCTCCAGAACCACGAGAACTGCAAGCACACCAAGCTGAAAGAGTTCCGCTGTGCCCTCTGTATCTACTCCTCTTTCAGTAGCATTAGCCTCTTCCTGCACAAGAGGAAAGCTCATGGTTATGTCCCCGGTGACAAAGCATGGCTAGAGCACTACGCTgcaaaggagaaggagaggagttCAACTGAGTTCTCACAGGAGTTTTACATCAAGACCTCAGGGGCTCATGAGCAGCTTGACCAATCTACTTCAAAAGAGGCTCCTTCATCTCAAAGAGAAAAATCAGATCATCTTGAAACAGCAGAATCCAGTAAAGAAACAGTGATGGATGTTTTTGATGTTGTCTCCCAAGAGGTTGTTGATGAAGATGTTTCAGATAGCCCTTCACCCACGAACAGTCCCGAAGAGTATTGTACTCTTGTTTTAACGACACTATCTACCTCTGACTATCTTACGCCGTCTctgcaaaatgaagaaaattgcaaaaatcAAACCCCGAACAATTTAAGTTGCAATGACTCTGATATATCACAAGAAAAGGCCTACTTCTCCACAGCTTCATCTGAGGAAGATCCTGTAACAGTCTCAGATAATGAATGTGAACGACGTGACCCAGAGCTGTTGAGTAATACTAATAAACCAGCTGAACCTGGAGAGAATCAGGCTCAAACATCCAAGGCAGCGAATGATGGTGGAACAATGAGTTACTCTTTTCCACCGGAGAGAAGTCAGACATTAGAGTCTGAGCTCCGTCTGCAGGCTATGAAGAAGCATGACAAGGATCAAGCAGAAGCCATGGTTTTGGAGGGGCGGGTACAGATGCTGGTGGAGCCGACGAAAGATGTTTATCGTTGTGACAAGTGCTCCTACATAACCAGCAAGGAGACTGCTTTGAACTACCACCGCCTGGCTCTGTGCCACGGTAGGACGAAGGTTCACAAGTGTCAGGCCTGTGATGCACAGTTTAGGCAGAGGCGAGGCCTTGATAGCCACATTGCAAAGAAGTGTCCTGCACTCAAACGAAAAACAAGGACATTTGTAGGtatttcaaacacacatttggCTACAGAGGACGTCTCTCCTGATGTTCAGAAAAAATCCACACAACCAGATGAGGGAATAAGTTCTGATCAAACAGAACCTTCGTCTTCACAAAATCATATTGGCTCGAATTTGAATGATCAGAAATTTCAGCAGCAAGAATCTAGAGTACGTAAATCTTCATTAACAACGTCCCAAGGTGTTTTGCATAATGCAATGACAGAACACCAGCTAAACAAAACTCAAGCAAAAAAGCTTTTAGATCGTGCAAAAAATCTGTTAAATTCCAGTAACGAAGAAAGACATCCCTTGGAGTCCCTTTACACAAAGATAGATGGGAAATTCAAATGCCAGCTTTGCAATTTCTCATCAGTGAAGCTTGTAACAGTTGAGCGTCATCTGTCAACCTGTAGAAAAGTCTCAAGAAGAAGAGACAGTCAGATGGTTTCAGaagtggatgatggatgggatGACTTCTCAGTTGGCACGAAAAACGACTCAAAGTCAGATGAAAATCGGTGCACTCAGTGTTCATTGGTAGCCAAATCTAAAGTGTCTTTGAAATGTCACTTACTCCGTGTCCATAACCAAAGAAAAATTGGTGTCACTCAATCAAAGTGTTTGCATTGCAAGCACTGCACTTTCACTTGTAAACAGGAACGGCGCATGGTCCAACACGTGGCCCTCAAGCACAACGGTGCTCGACCTCATCGTTGTCAGTTCTGTCCGTTTAGTACCACCAGGCGTTATCGCTTGGAAGAGCATGAGTCTCTTCACACGGGAATCGGCCGTCACAACTGTGATTTGTGTGAAAAGACCTTTGGGGCTGCGACAAAACTGCGTCAACACAAGATGCGCATCCATGACAAACAAGTGAAACACTTCTGCTCACTTTGTGACTTCAGCGGTTACACGCATGACGACATAAGACGACACAAACGTCGGTGCCACACGGGGGAGTTAAGTCATGCTTGCACTCATTGTGACGCTCAATTCAGTTCAGAAGTTGCACTAAGAAACCACTGCAAACGTGTGCACCAGCTCCAGGTCTGCTTCTCATGTAAACATTGTGACTACACCTGCAGCAATGAGGTCACTCTGAAGACCCACCAAGAGACCAAGCACCCACTGTTGAAGTGCACCACCTGCCAggagtcttttaaaaaaaaggaaagcctCACCATTCACCAGCGAACCCACCTGGTACAACAGTGTCAGCTATGCCCCTTTGCTACCAAAACAAAGCATCTGTTAGCTCAACACCTCCTCAGTGAACACGAGGATGGATCTCCAGACACCAAGCCTCTGAGGTGCAGCAGCTGTGAGTTTGCTTGTCGACATCAGCTCGTGTTGGAGCAGCATCTGCGTTCACATGGAGGCAAACGTCTCTACAAATGCACAGACTGCAATTATTCAACCCGGAACAGGCAGAAGATAACGTGGCACATTCGCATTCACACGGGGGAGAAGCCGTACAGCTGTGAGCTGTGTGCTTACACCTGCACCGATCCGTCCAGGTTACGG CTTCACATGAGGGTTCACCAGGAAGAGAAGAATTATCTTTGTCCACAATGTGGTTACAAATGCAAGTGGGCGACTCAGCTGAAGTACCATATGACCAAGCACACAG GAGAAAAGCCGTATGCCTGTGATGACTGCGACTACCGTACAAACAGAGCAGACGCCCTCCGGGCCCACAGAGACACGCAGCACTGTGAATTGCGGCCTTACGTCTGCGAAAAATGTGGCAAAACTTTCAAGACGAGTTTTATACTGAAGACCCATCAGCGTCAGCACAGCAATGACCGACCGTACGTGTGCGGCCTGTGCAACAAGGCCTTCCGTTGGCCAGCAGGTCTCAGACATCACTACCTGTCTCACACCAAGCAACAGCCGTTCTCCTGTCGCCACTGCTCCTACAGAGCCAAACAGAAGTTCCAGGTAGTCAAGCATTTGCAGAGGCACCATCCAGAGGTATCAGCGGAGCAGGGGGTTGACAGGGACCCGGAGGCAGTCGGCCTTACCCTGAGGGAAGCCATACAGGGGATACTGGATGAGTGA